A segment of the Cohnella algarum genome:
GCGCGCTGCTCATCCGGTCGATCCGGCCGCTGATCCGCGGAATCCATGCGCTGCCGCACGACCGAGGCGTTGAAATCCAACCGCGCGGCATGCTCGCTTCTCTCGCGAGCAGCATCAACGCCACCTCCGCGCTGCTGCAGCGGAAAAACGCCGCTCTCAAAACGAGAGACGAAGCGCGCTCCAACTGGATCGCCGGCATTTCCCACGATATCCGCACGCCGCTCTCGTTGGTGCTCGGCTATGCGAGCGAGCTGGAGGACAGCGCCGACGTGCCGTCCGAGCAGCGAAGAAAAGCCGGCATTATCCGGCGCCAGGCCGAGAAGCTGCGCTCGCTCGTCAGCGATCTGAACCTGGTATCGATGCTGGAGTACGAGATGCAGCCGCTCGATGTCAAGCCGATCCGCCTCGCGGCGCTGGCGCGCCGGGCAGCGTCGGACGTATTGAACAACGGGCTGGACGAACGGTTCGCGCTCGAGCTGGACGTTCCCGGCGAGCGGACTGTCGCAGCCGGAGATGAGCGACTGCTGCTGCGGGCCGTGCTCAACCTGCTGCACAACAGCATCGATCACAATCCGCAAGGCTGCCGGATCGTGCTGCGGACGAGCGAGTCGCCGGAACGCGGCACCTGCTCCCTGATCGTAGCCGACGACGGCAAGGGAGTCGCGGCCGGCGACCTGTCCGGCTTGCTGGAGCTGCCGTACGCCTCGACGCAGCGGCGCCGCGCGGCGAACGGCCGCGGGCTCGGCTTGCCGATGGTAGCCCGCATCGCCAGGGCGCATGGCGGCGAGCTGCGGCTGGCAAGCAGCCCCGAGCAGGGAATGCAGGCGGAGATCGAGCTGCCGGCCGCCCCGCCTCCGCTTCCGCTGCGGAATCAGGATAAATCTTAATCGGGATGGTCGCTCGTCATAAGAACAAACCGCAAAAAAAAGCAACAAGACTCCGCTTCGGAGTGCTTGTTGCTTCCGGTTCAGTGCTTGCCTAAACGCCGCTCAATGCGACGGATGCATCGCCCGGTGCGACACGATGACGCGGCGGATGAACAAGGCCATCGCCAGCCCGAACAACGTCACGATCAGGGCGAAATGAAACACGTTCTGAGAGCCCGACGCCATCGCGTTCGCCACCTCGGCGGCCTCGTTCGGAGCCGCTGACGCGCCGAGATACCGCTCCATGCCGTGCGTCAAGATGCTGATCGCGACGGCGGTTCCGACCGCGCCCGCCACCTGCTGCAACGTGTTCATGACCGCGGTGCCGTGCGGGTAAAGTTCCGGCGGCAGCTGGTTCAGACCGTTCGTCTGCGCCGGCATGAATACCATCGAAATGCCGATCATGAGGCAAATATGCAGCGAGATCATGAGCGCGACCGAGGAAGCCGGAGTGACGCCGGAGAAAAACCATAACGCGGCCGCCACGACGACAAGCCCGGGCAGGACAAGCCACTTCGGACCGTATTTGTCGAACAGCTTGCCCATGCGAGGCGAAAGGAACCCGTTCAGCGCGCTGCCCGGCAGCAGCATCAGGCCCGCGGCAAATGCCGAAAGTTCCATGCCTTTCTGGAAATACATCGGCAAAATGATCATGCTGGACAAAATGATCATCATGCAGGTAAGCACAAGCAGCAGTCCTACGATAAACATCGGGTACTTAAACACGCGCAAATTCATCATCGGCTCTCGCATGAACAGCTGACGAAGCACGAACAGCGCAAGCGCGGCGAGACCGATGGCGATCGATGCGACGACGACCGGATTCGTCCATCCCTCCTCCCCTTCGCCCGCTTTGCTGAAGCCGAAAACGACGCCTCCAAAGCCGAGCGTAGACAGGAGGACGGACAGCAGGTCGATGCGCGGTTTCGTCACTTCGGTGACGTTCTCCAGATTTTTCAGGCCGACGAGCAAGCCGAACACGAGGAACGGAAGCGACAACCAGAAAATGAAATGCCAAGTCAAATATTCGATCATAATGCCCGCCACGGTCGGCCCGGTCGCCGGAGCGAACATGATGACGAGACCGACGAATCCCATCGCCGCGCCGCGTTTCTCCGGCGGATAGACGACCAGAATCGTATTGAACATGAGCGGAATCAAGAGCCCCATTCCGACCGCCTGCAGGACGCGCGCGATCATCAGCATCTCGAAATTGAACGCGAGCGCCGCGATCAAGGTTCCGATGATGGAACTCGTCACCGAGGCGATGAACAGCTGCCTCGTCGTGAACCATTGCAGGAGCAATCCGGACAGCGGCATCAGAATACCCAGCGTCAGCAGGAACCCCGTCGTCAGCCACTGCGCCGTCGCCACCGAAATTTGGAACACCTCCATCAGATTGCTTATGGCGATGTTGAGCGCCGTTTCGCTGAACATGCCGATAAAGCCGCAGATCAGCAAAGACGCCATGATCGCGCGAGTATTGTACTTTTTCATGAATTCTCTCCCTCTACCCTATCCGTAGGTTTATTTACGCGGAGCTTTTTCTGCACCGCTATCTGTTAATTTAATGGTTACAGTTTAATAAGTCAATAACAACCTTTATTCTTTTTCCTCCGATGTAAGTATATAAGGAATGCGCGGATAACATTTCTCATGGATTGCTGAAATAACGGGAAAAGGCTTGCCGATCTTTTTCACTTTAATTTTCTTTCGCGCACATCTTTGGTTCCCGAAAGCGAATCCGGATCTGGCCGAGGCGGCCGCCCTCCCGGAGTCTTACGTTTGCTTTACCGGATGTCTGGTCTTCTTTGCCGGACGTGAGTTTTGCAGGACGGATACGTTTGCCGCAGTATGCCTGTTGATTGACCAAATTTTGTGGCGTGGACAATGGGGGCTAGTCCATTCCCGATCGAAAACCGGCATTATCCTCCTCTGCCGGCCCATCGGTTTGATCGACGGATTGTTCGGTTGAAAGGACGGCAAGCAGCGCGCTAACGGATGGCAGAGACCTTATTTCGTCGAAATTCAGGTTTAGGAGAATGTAACGGAACTGGAGTACGCTATTAACGAAAATTCGACGCGTAAACGGGGGAAAATGAGGAAATAAGGGCGCTCAGCTCCATTACATTTTGAAAATGCACGATTTTGTCAAAATAGCGAACCCCATCTCCGTTAGCGGAAGAAAATGAGCCTTAAGCGAGAAGCGATTTGTTGGCTGCCATTTCGTGGTTAATCAACAAGCCTGGCTCCGCAAAGCCGGGACACCGTCTTTCCGGTTGTCGTCGTCAGAGGCAGCCCGTGATTTCGAAGCCAGTCATGACTTCCTCCAATACCGTTATTTCGGATGACGAGCCGATTCCGGCCTCTCCCAAACGAAATAACGGCCTCAACGGGCCGTTATGTCCCTGCGTTGCGGGATATTTCGCCAATAGCAGCCTCGACAGACCACTATTTCGGATGACGAGCCGATTCGGCCTCCCCCAAACGAAATAACGGCCTCAGCGGGCCGTTATGTCCCTGCGTTGCGGGATATTTCGCAATTAGCGGCCTTGACAGACCGCTATTTCGGATGACGAGCCGATTTCGGCCTCCTCTAAACGAAATAACGGCCTCAGCGGGCCGTTATTTCCCTGCGTTGCGGGATATTTCGCAATTAGCGGCCTCGACAGACCGCTATTTCGGATGACGAGCCGATCCGGCCTCGATCGACCGTTATTTCGGAATGACGGACCGTATCCAGCCTTCCTCAAACGAAGCTCGCATCGCCTCCGTCAAATTCCGGATTGCGCCGGATTGCCGACCGCAGCAAACGGGTCTGCCAAAGCAAAGTTAAGCAATAAGAACTACACCACTCGGATCCTTTTCGGCGCGCCTTCGTAAATGCAGCTCCCGTCGCGATCGATTCGGCAGTAACCCGGCTCCATGTGCGCGTCGATGCGATGCCCGCGGAACGTATAGCCAATCAATGTCACGCGGCCCTCGGCCGGCGGCCGGGGGAATGCCAGGAGACTGCCGTCGAGCTGCGGCCGCATGCCCGCCATGCCGAATAGGATAGCCTGGACTCCGGCCAAACCCGAAATGTTATTGGCACGCTTGTGGGCAGGCGTCATGGGACGGTCGCAATAATGTTCTTGCGGGAAATAAGGCAAGTGGCTCCCCATCCACAAATGCCGCTTGAGCACATCCCAGGCCAAGTCCGGGTGGCCGGTCTCCCACAACGTTTGCGCCAGAATGGGACCCTCGCCGGCGAAGCTTCCGCCTCCCGACCAATCCGGGTCGTTCAATTCATAGTGCAGCTCGTCTTCGGCGGAAACGCTGGATACGCCGTACGGCCCGAGAAACTTCCCATCTTGCAAATGGGACAACAATGCCATCGCCATCTCCGAAGTGCAAGCCCCCATGCGCAGCGCGTCGTATGCCTGGATCGAATAGACGAGCTCGCGATGTCCGTCCGGATATACGCTATGAAACCAGCCGGCGGATTCGTCCCACAATTCCTCGCGAATCGCTTCCCGAATCCGGTCCGCTCGCTCCTTCCACCCGGCCGCCCCCTCCATTCCGA
Coding sequences within it:
- a CDS encoding sensor histidine kinase codes for the protein MDGAAPILRRFVGATLCISVLLLAVNFVMLGAWLFKGMRGGQPPADTVRLTAEGLTADGGGFALSAEAERQLKASRAWAMLLDASGTAVWSYALPDELPRVYSLADVARMSRHYLMDYPVFVWEHESGLLVVGYPKGSIAKYAVDFPVSWLHELPFRSVVLVIANLALALLLSLAIGALLIRSIRPLIRGIHALPHDRGVEIQPRGMLASLASSINATSALLQRKNAALKTRDEARSNWIAGISHDIRTPLSLVLGYASELEDSADVPSEQRRKAGIIRRQAEKLRSLVSDLNLVSMLEYEMQPLDVKPIRLAALARRAASDVLNNGLDERFALELDVPGERTVAAGDERLLLRAVLNLLHNSIDHNPQGCRIVLRTSESPERGTCSLIVADDGKGVAAGDLSGLLELPYASTQRRRAANGRGLGLPMVARIARAHGGELRLASSPEQGMQAEIELPAAPPPLPLRNQDKS
- a CDS encoding DHA2 family efflux MFS transporter permease subunit translates to MKKYNTRAIMASLLICGFIGMFSETALNIAISNLMEVFQISVATAQWLTTGFLLTLGILMPLSGLLLQWFTTRQLFIASVTSSIIGTLIAALAFNFEMLMIARVLQAVGMGLLIPLMFNTILVVYPPEKRGAAMGFVGLVIMFAPATGPTVAGIMIEYLTWHFIFWLSLPFLVFGLLVGLKNLENVTEVTKPRIDLLSVLLSTLGFGGVVFGFSKAGEGEEGWTNPVVVASIAIGLAALALFVLRQLFMREPMMNLRVFKYPMFIVGLLLVLTCMMIILSSMIILPMYFQKGMELSAFAAGLMLLPGSALNGFLSPRMGKLFDKYGPKWLVLPGLVVVAAALWFFSGVTPASSVALMISLHICLMIGISMVFMPAQTNGLNQLPPELYPHGTAVMNTLQQVAGAVGTAVAISILTHGMERYLGASAAPNEAAEVANAMASGSQNVFHFALIVTLFGLAMALFIRRVIVSHRAMHPSH